From a region of the Triticum aestivum cultivar Chinese Spring chromosome 7D, IWGSC CS RefSeq v2.1, whole genome shotgun sequence genome:
- the LOC100192176 gene encoding DNA repair protein RAD51 homolog 4 encodes MDMNEEQPHVEDRCVPWSDGMQLLKDAAEGKHFLPTGLEGIDTLLGGGLRKGQLTEITGQSSSGKTQVCLYSAAHVAARHMGAVLYLDTSNSFSPSRIAHILDELPISLIKEPKDMRLKRVMSSIICESVFDIFALFEVLDRLEVSLNCKVTNGSNKICLLIIDSVSSLLAPIIGGKNSQAGRSMMISVAMILKKLAHKHNLSVLVTNHMVAGNGAPKPALGESWKAAPHIRLMISRDRGSNICTATTLKHTLLACGRHMKFQFLPS; translated from the exons ATG GACATGAATGAAGAGCAACCTCACGTTGAAGATCGGTGCGTACCATGGTCGGATGGGATGCAGCTGCTCAAAGATGCGGCAGAAGGAAAACATTTCCTCCCTACCGGACTTGAAGG CATTGACACGCTTCTTGGAGGTGGGCTGCGCAAAGGCCAGTTGACAGAAATAACCGGCCAGTCATCTTCTGGTAAAACACAG GTCTGTCTATATTCTGCTGCACATGTTGCAGCCAGGCATATGGGTGCTGTTCTCTACTTGGATACTAGTAATTCATTCTCCCCTAGCCGAATTGCTCACATTCTTGATGAACTTCCCATCTCTTTGATCAAAGAG CCAAAGGATATGAGGCTTAAGAGGGTCATGAGCAGTATCATTTGTGAATCTGTATTTGATATATTTGCTTTGTTTGAAGTACTAGATCGACTTGAAGTCTCATTGAATTGCAAG GTAACTAATGGCAGTAACAAGATATGCCTGCTTATCATTGACTCGGTATCATCTCTACTTGCTCCCATTATCGGCGGGAAGAATTCACAAG CAGGGCGGTCGATGATGATATCAGTGGCGATGATTCTTAAGAAGTTGGCACATAAGCACAATCTATCTGTTCTG GTAACGAATCATATGGTCGCCGGGAATGGAGCTCCAAAGCCCGCCCTTGGTGAGAGCTGGAAAGCTGCTCCACATATTCGGTTGATGATCTCTCGTGATCGTGGGAGCAATATCTGCACCGCAACGACGCTGAAGCACACACTACTG GCTTGTGGTCGCCATATGAAATTTCAGTTCCTACCTAGCTGA
- the LOC123168224 gene encoding PRKR-interacting protein 1 codes for MSVPGKDSNMQQLVPMAPPARVSGGELVAKASVGDSGKQLVLVEGGGKSSGGVKLREDEEDLEVKLRRIMENVPVRVSNTSGSSAGSGSGDFHQYRQMRRREQDRITRMESDYEKRKQVAEFNLRREERLRAAEERTAKKRLKRQKKKQRKKEKRAKPSGGGEEEPNSGVPNRVEESSDDDEGSDYEGDDKFKQCT; via the exons ATGTCAGTTCCTGGTAAGGATAGCAATATGCAGCAGCTAGTCCCAATGGCACCACCGGCAAGGGTTTCTGGTGGTGAACTAGTGGCGAAGGCTTCCGTTGGTGACAGTGGAAAGCAGCTGGTGCTGGTGGAGGGTGGAGGAAAGAGCTCCGGAGGGGTCAAGCTACGGGAGGATGAGGAGGACCTAGAGGTGAAGCTAAGGCGCATCATGGAGAATGTCCCCGTCCGTGTCAGCAACACCTCTGGGTCCTCCGCTGGTTCTGGCTCTGGCGACTTCCACCAG TATCGGCAAATGAGGAGAAGGGAGCAGGACCGAATAACGAGGATGGAGAGTGATTACGAAAAGAGGAAACAGGTGGCTGAGTTCAATCTGCGGAGGGAGGAAAGACTGAGAGCAGCCGAGGAGCGTACAGCCAAGAAGCGCCTGAAACGCCAAAAGAAGAAGCAGCGTAAGAAAGAAAAGCGGGCTAAACCAAGCGGTGGTGGCGAGGAGGAACCCAATAGCGGAGTGCCTAACCGAGTGGAGGAGTCCTCAGACGATGACGAGGGTTCGGATTACGAGGGCGACGACAAGTTTAAGCAGTGCACATGA
- the LOC123171297 gene encoding POU domain, class 4, transcription factor 1-like: MPAPRRTTPEAPVGAETKYPGGPAASAAGVGVDGASHAAGGGGGGGGDPGGGAGAAAALCTMKALEPATSQGSNPMGAWPRAQGAPAGGASSGAVAARSTSSSDTVAARSATSSGAAAESTDGLHPAMETVVATNSMAAKGNEAVAATVLADQTEEEGDKACHLTGGEYFLSSPFSVAFRSRWLFYVLDNVF, encoded by the exons ATGCCGGCTCCAAGGCGGACCACTCCGGAGGCACCGGTCGGCGCGGAGACAAAG TATccgggcgggccggcggcctcGGCTGCGGGCGTTGGCGTCGACGGCGCGAGCCACGCGgccggcggaggaggtggtggaggcggagaTCCAGGAGGCGGTGCAGGCGCGGCTGCAGCCCTGTGCACCATGAAGGCGCTCGAGCCGGCCACTAGCCAGGGGTCGAACCCCATGGGCGCCTGGCCACGGGCGCAGGGAGCACC CGCGGGGGGCGCGTCCAGCGGCGCGGTGGCGGCCAGGAGCACCTCGTCCAGCGACACGGTGGCGGCCAGGAGCGCCACGTCCAGCGGCGCCGCGGCCGAATCGACGGATGGCTTGCATCCGGCGATGGAAACGGTGGTGGCCACCAACTCCATGGCGGCGAAGGGCAATGAGGCGGTAGCGGCGACCGTCCTCGCGGATCAGACGGAGGAAGAAGGAGACAAGGCCTGTCATCTCACCGGCGGCGAGTACTTCCTCTCTTCTCCTTTCTCTGTTGCCTTTCGCTCTCGCTGGCTGTTCTACGTGCTTGATAACGTGTTTTGA
- the LOC123165325 gene encoding G-type lectin S-receptor-like serine/threonine-protein kinase At2g19130, with protein sequence MPLITATFMALACLCLDPAVGAAATLSARRPLRGNDTLVSAQGKFELGLFSPAGSSDGRFYLGIWYKNIPGQTVVWVGNRATPLSGLASAELRVSADDGNLELVGATSASASPVVVWSSNLSSSSSPSSNNTAEIRDNGNLVLVDGGNSSNVLWQSFDHPTDTYLPGAWLGENKLTGEYQALTSWRNAQDPAPGMFYDTLDPNGTAEFFMLWNRSRMYWRGGVWTGGRWKGDVGAATGRGTNLYNTTFVDTPAFRGTTTVLTDNATITRLVLDLNGQKKQFVWVPASRSWQLFWAAPTVQCDAYALCGAFGVCNQRSQLPCRCPPGFAPASERDWTLSDWSDGCRRSSPLACAHNGSTTDGFLALPDVKLPDEPLAMTAAQSKAECESTCQKNCSCQAYAFSAGAGGCSVWHGEIRNLEQLFPDSSSPGSDFYLRLSQRALQDLHGGHGKKGGRKSWLVFGITLAVVAALGASVILAWRILLARRRLVVYMENENGSSLVVYSYADLRAATNNFSERLGGGGFGSVYRGVLKQHKGGSTIQVQVAVKKLESLARQGDKQFRAEVSTLGLIQHVNLVRLLGFCSSGDEKMLVYEYMPRGSLTGSFFGGGACPSWRDRYCVMLGVARGLTYLHDGCRERIIHCDIKPENILLDEDMSPKIADFGMAKLVGRDFSRALTTMRGTIGYLAPEWISGQPISAKADVYSFGMVLFELISGRRNSERYGELEAAGTEARESFTFFPVWAAGKVVEGEVGVVADPRLHGEVMPEELERACRVACWCIQDEEAQRPTMAQVVQALEGAIHVHVPPVPRALQRLVT encoded by the coding sequence atgccacTGATCACTGCCACTTTCATGGCCCTTGCCTGCTTGTGCTTGGATCCTGCAGTGGGTGCGGCGGCGACACTCTCGGCGCGGCGTCCGCTGCGGGGCAACGACACGCTGGTCTCCGCACAGGGCAAGTTCGAGCTCGGCCTCTTCAGCCCGGCCGGCAGCTCCGACGGCAGGTTCTACCTCGGGATCTGGTACAAGAACATCCCCGGCCAGACCGTCGTCTGGGTCGGCAACCGCGCGACTCCTCTGTCTGGCCTCGCCTCCGCCGAGCTCCGGGTCTCCGCCGACGACGGCAACCTCGAGCTCGTCGGTGCCACCAGCGCCTCCGCCTCGCCGGTCGTGGTGTGGTCTTCGAACCTCTCTTCTTCCTCGTCGCCAAGCTCAAACAACACGGCGGAGATCCGCGACAACGGCAACCTGGTCCTTGTCGACGGCGGCAACTCCTCCAACGTGCTGTGGCAGAGCTTCGACCACCCAACGGACACGTATTTGCCGGGGGCGTGGCTCGGGGAGAACAAGCTCACCGGCGAGTACCAGGCGCTGACGTCATGGCGGAACGCCCAAGACCCCGCGCCGGGAATGTTCTACGACACGCTGGACCCCAACGGTACCGCCGAGTTCTTCATGCTGTGGAACCGCTCCCGCATGTACTGGCGGGGCGGCGTCTGGACGGGGGGCCGCTGGAAGGGCGACGTTGGGGCGGCGACTGGACGGGGCACCAACCTCTACAACACGACGTTCGTCGACACGCCGGCGTTCCGGGGCACCACCACGGTGCTCACCGACAACGCGACCATCACGCGCCTGGTGCTCGACCTCAACGGCCAGAAGAAACAGTTCGTCTGGGTGCCTGCGAGCCGGAGCTGGCAGTTGTTCTGGGCGGCGCCCACCGTGCAGTGTGACGCGTACGCGCTCTGCGGCGCATTCGGCGTCTGCAACCAGAGGAGCCAGCTGCCGTGCCGGTGCCCGCCCGGGTTCGCTCCGGCGTCGGAGAGGGACTGGACGCTCAGCGACTGGAGCGACGGgtgccgccggagctcgccgctcGCGTGCGCGCACAATGGGTCGACGACGGACGGGTTCCTGGCGCTGCCGGACGTGAAGCTCCCGGACGAGCCGCTCGCCATGACCGCCGCCCAGAGCAAAGCAGAGTGTGAGTCGACTTGCCAAAAGAACTGTTCGTGCCAGGCCTACGCCTTCTCCGCCGGGGCCGGGGGTTGCTCCGTCTGGCACGGAGAGATCCGCAACCTTGAGCAGCTCTTCCCGGACTCCAGCAGCCCCGGGTCAGACTTTTATCTCCGGCTTTCACAAAGAGCATTGCAAGAtctccatggcggacacgggaagAAAGGGGGGAGAAAATCATGGCTTGTCTTTGGCATCACACTGGCCGTTGTAGCAGCATTGGGCGCGTCGGTCATACTAGCCTGGAGGATTCTTCTTGCCCGGAGAAGACTGGTTGTGTACATGGAGAACGAGAATGGATCCTCCTTGGTTGTGTACAGCTACGCCGACCTCCGTGCCGCCACCAACAACTTCTCGGAGCGGTTGGGCGGCGGAGGCTTCGGCTCGGTGTACCGCGGGGTCCTGAAGCAGCACAAGGGAGGCAGCACGATCCAAGTCCAAGTGGCAGTCAAGAAGCTGGAAAGTCTTGCGCGGCAGGGTGACAAGCAATTCCGGGCGGAGGTGAGCACGCTGGGGCTCATCCAGCACGTGAACCTCGTCCGCCTCCTCGGGTTCTGCTCGTCGGGCGACGAGAAGATGCTCGTGTACGAGTACATGCCCAGAGGCTCCCTCACCGGCTCCTTTTTCGGCGGCGGCGCATGCCCGAGCTGGCGCGACCGGTACTGTGTCATGCTCGGCGTGGCGAGAGGGCTGACCTACCTGCACGACGGCTGCCGCGAGCGCATCATACACTGCGACATCAAGCCGGAGAACATCCTGCTGGACGAGGACATGTCCCCGAAGATCGCCGACTTCGGGATGGCGAAGCTGGTGGGTAGGGATTTCAGCCGCGCCCTGACGACGATGCGAGGCACCATCGGGTACCTCGCCCCAGAGTGGATCTCCGGGCAGCCAATCAGCGCCAAGGCGGACGTGTACAGCTTCGGCATGGTGCTCTTCGAGCTCATCTCGGGACGACGTAACTCCGAGAGGTACGGCGAGCTAGAGGCCGCAGGGACTGAGGCGAGGGAGTCCTTCACCTTCTTCCCCGTATGGGCCGCGGGAAAGGTTGTGGAAGGAGAGGTGGGCGTCGTGGCTGACCCGCGGCTGCACGGCGAGGTGATGCCGGAGGAACTGGAGCGGGCGTGCAGGGTGGCGTGCTGGTGCATCCAGGACGAGGAGGCGCAGCGCCCAACCATGGCGCAGGTCGTGCAAGCGCTCGAGGGCGCCATCCACGTCCATGTGCCGCCGGTGCCACGGGCACTGCAGCGCCTCGTCACGTAA